Proteins encoded by one window of Gambusia affinis linkage group LG17, SWU_Gaff_1.0, whole genome shotgun sequence:
- the LOC122846927 gene encoding beta-fibrinogenase mucrofibrase-3-like — translation MALLKVLLLLLGLGVTMSSGSLQKRIIGGQKCRDDERHYHVKVIANDQTSARLCGGSLISDQWVLTAAHCWKSDPRWVLKAHVGVHPKSAPKLTHRITEREVYIDSNGRKHDIMLLKLPVKITTIRPIRLPDCPDTLLLGTKVQIAGFGATQVGFFNKRLEDFPDDLQCAEFKIVKNEKLEKTLAKEEYFKRSYQKWYSVKSSKKDPSHGDSGGGFVFKNRLYGVMAFTGDPIYAFNEPSAFLDVCAYKQWIDDTINQKP, via the exons ATGGCTctgctgaaggttctgctgctgctgctggggctgg GTGTTACGATGAGCTCAGGGTCTCTGCAGAAGAGAATTATTGGAGGTCAGAAGTGTAGAGACGATGAGCGACACTATCATGTGAAGGTAATTGCAAATGATCAAACATCAGCGAGATTATGTGGAGGATCTCTGATCAGTGATCAGTGGGTTCTGACTGCAGCTCACTGCTGGAAGTCAGATCCAAGATG GGTTCTTAAGGCACATGTAGGAGTTCATCCTAAAAGTGCTCCAAAGCTGACCCATAGAATCACTGAACGTGAGGTTTATATAGACAGTAACGGTCGAAAACATGACATCATGCTGCTGAAGCTGCCAGTAAAGATAACAACGATCCGACCAATCAGACTACCTGACTGTCCAGATACTCTCCTACT tGGCACCAAGGTTCAGATTGCAGGTTTTGGAGCGACACAAGTTGgcttttttaacaaaagac TCGAAGATTTTCCAGATGATCTTCAGTGTGCAGAGTTTAAgattgttaaaaatgaaaagttggaAAAGACACTGGCAAAAGAAGAGTACTTTAAGCGCTCATACCAGAAGTGGTACAGTGTGAAAAGTTCTAAGAAGGACCCATCTCAC GGTGACTCTGGTGGAGGCTTTGTGTTCAAGAACAGGCTGTATGGTGTTATGGCCTTCACTGGAGATCCAATATATGCATTCAATGAACCAAGTGCTTTCCTGGATGTTTGTGCCTACAAGCAGTGGATAGATGATACAATTAACCAAAAACCCTAG